GCGAGGTGCAGCTCTCGAACTACGCCGGCATGCCGCACGACTTCATGCTGTTCCCGGGCATCGACGACGGGGACCGCGCGGTCGCCGAGATCGTGCGGTACGCGAAGTCGAAGCTCGCCTAGGAGCGCCGCGCGCGATGGCCGATCGACCCTGGATCTTCCGCACCTACTCGGGTCACTCGACCGCGCGCGCGTCGAACGCGCTCTACCGCTCGAACCTGGCCAAGGGCCAGACCGGTCTCTCGATCGCCTTCGATCTGCCCACGCAGACCGGCTACGACGCGGACCACCCGCTCGCCGCGGGCGAGGTGGGCAAGGTCGGCGTGCCGATCGGCTCGATCGAGGACATGGACCAGCTGCTCGAGGGCATCCCGCTGGACCGCATGAACACCTCGATGACCATCAACGCGACCGCCGCCTGGCTGCTCGCGCTGTACGTCGCGGTGGCGGAGCGGCGCAGCGTGGCGCGGGCCGATCTGCAGGGCACGACGCAGAACGACATCGTCAAGGAGTATCTCTCGCGCGGGACCTACATCTTCCCGCCCCGCCCCTCGCTCGATCTCACGC
This genomic stretch from Myxococcota bacterium harbors:
- a CDS encoding methylmalonyl-CoA mutase family protein → MADRPWIFRTYSGHSTARASNALYRSNLAKGQTGLSIAFDLPTQTGYDADHPLAAGEVGKVGVPIGSIEDMDQLLEGIPLDRMNTSMTINATAAWLLALYVAVAERRSVARADLQGTTQNDIVKEYLSRGTYIFPPRPSLDLTRQMIEWTVAIVPKWNPINVCSYHLQEVGATPVQEVAFALANAMAVLDSVRVPRAELGAVFGRISFFCNAGIRFIEEICKLRAFTRMWDKIGLERYGVTD